In the genome of Tepidisphaeraceae bacterium, the window CACCGCCGCGAGTACTTCCGCGTGACGCTCGACGAGATCATCGCAGCGGTGAAGGAACTACACGGCGAGATCACGTTCGTGAAGTCCGCCGAGGCGGCGGAGTACCGCGAGACGCTGGCGAAGCGCAAGGCCGACGCCGATGCCACGGCCGCACGCGTGGACGGCAAGTCTGGCCCGGCGCCTGCTACTGTGGGGACCTAGGCGTCTTCGCGACACGCTTACAGTATGGCCAGCCTGGCGATCCGCATCCTGCCCCCCTCCCGGCCGAGACGGTACGATGGCGGGCGAGGGACGTGATAGCGTTATTCTATCTATGACACCGCGCGAGCATACCCAACCTGTGCCACCCGCCCTTCATCAGTCCTCTCCGGGGCGGTTGGCACCCTCGTCGGGATCGAACATCGAGAGACCAGCGACGCCTGCGGTGACCGGCAACTCGTTCTGCAACACGTCCCAGTGCTCGACGAGCTTGTCGCCCTCGACCCGGAAGATGTCGACCACAACCTGAGGCTCGTTCGCCCAGCCGCGGATACGGCCGTGGATGGCGACGAGATCGCCCTCGGCGATGATCAGGCCCGGCTCGTAGTAGACGGATGGCGACAGGGTTTCGACTAGGCCCTGCAACGCGTCCCGACCTTGAGGGATGTCCGGATTGTGCTGGATGTAGTCGTCGGCGTAGAGCCGCTCCACCGACGAGGCGTCGCGGCGCTGGAACAGCGACGTCAACGCGTCCAAGACCAGCGCCCTGTTGCGGTGGGGACGATCGTCAGCAACGCGATCGGCTGGCCGCGTGATCGCAAACGTTCCGGTCATTCGCAGGAACTGCCCATCGGGCAGAGTGGCCCACGAGTGGATCACGCCACGATCATAGTCTTGGAGGTTCGTCACGGTCGCACCGTCCTTCTCC includes:
- a CDS encoding nuclear transport factor 2 family protein translates to MKMSMEHFPIGQAMDVTYPNFKVSLTLLSLTQLTFEIKEGPFARSETVRIQIIPLGNSIFAVSWQEKDGATVTNLQDYDRGVIHSWATLPDGQFLRMTGTFAITRPADRVADDRPHRNRALVLDALTSLFQRRDASSVERLYADDYIQHNPDIPQGRDALQGLVETLSPSVYYEPGLIIAEGDLVAIHGRIRGWANEPQVVVDIFRVEGDKLVEHWDVLQNELPVTAGVAGLSMFDPDEGANRPGED